GTGCTCCTCGCAACCGGCAATTGCAAGATAGCCAGCAATTGCAAGATAGCCGGCAGTTGCAAGATAGTCCTCCCCATATCATCACTGACCCTGACCCGACTATGATTCATCTGCCCTCCCTGGTGCCGGACTCTGCTCTCATCTCAAATGAACTGGTAGAGCAGGTAACCATGCCACTAACCCATGTCAGAGCCTCACCTGCCCCGGCGGGCGCGGCTCCTATTCACAACGTTGCCTATCAAACATCATCGCAACTGGTTGTCGCGACCGGCCTGGACACTGGCATTAAGCGCAAAGGCAAACCGAACGAAGACAACCTGCTCGCTTTTGAGCACATACGGACCCTCAAAACCGGGACGGTACCCATTGGCTTTTTCGCGGTAGCAGACGGTATGGGCGGTCACGAAAACGGGCAGGCAGCCAGCCGCCTGGCAACCCGCGTCTTGCGTGAGACAGTGCTGCCGGCCCTGCAAGCTGCTCCAGAGGACGAAAATTTTCCTGAGCTTCTCATCGAAGGCATACATCGCGCAAATCTGGCGTTGTACCAGCAAAACAGGCGGCAGCAGAGCGATATGGGAACAACAGTCACCGCGGCAATGATCATCGGCGACACTGCTTATATAGCCAATGTAGGTGATAGTCGCACCTATCTCTACCGCTGTGAGCAGGGACTTACTCAAATTACGCGGGACCATTCGACGGTTGCCCGGCTGGTAGAAGCCGGAGCGATCACACGCGACGAAGTGTATACCCATCCCATGCGCAACGTCATCTATCGCAGCCTCGGCGGGAAAGTCACTGAGACGGTCGACACCTTTACAGTACAACTGCAGAGCGGCGATATCCTGGTACTGTGCTCCGATGGCTTATGGGAAATGGTACATGACCCGGATATCGAAACCATCATTCGCGCCTGTTATCCCTATCCGTCGCAAATCAGCGCCATGCTCGTACAGGCAGCGCTCAATCGCGGCGGGAAAGACAATATCAGCCTCGTCGTCGTTTACATCAACGCCTCCTGCGCCGCGCCAGGGAAAGCCGCCCCCGATTCAACGGCTTCCATCTTCAAGCGGCCCTGTATTTTGAGGACGAATTGCGGAGAGTTGTAGCGGTCCTGATATCGGGAATCGCCTTACTCCCAGCGCCTTTCCTGGTTCCACCTGCCTCGTTTCCGGCACAGCTTCTGGCGGCCTGTGCTGGTCCGGGACATATGGTGAGGCAGCTGGATAAGCCATCGCTGACCGTCCTGCTTGGCCAGGTGGCATTGCGGGATCGGGCATCAGAGATGATCTTTCGTTATGTGGCAATGGTGCCGGGGGCATCATTGTTTGGAGTCTGCCGGCAGCGGGCGTCCCCTGGATGCGCAGGGCCAGCACCAGGCGGTTGATCTCCAACAGATCAGAACAGGATGATGGCAGTATCAAAGGCGCTCCCACGGCGCTGCGCTCAAACGCCGCGCTCAAATCATTCAGGCCGCGCGCCAGCTGTTGCGCGTAAGCGGTCATTTGCCCCAGGCGCGTAAGGCGATCAGCCATCAGGTTCAAACTACCCGCCAGCGGCATCAAAGGGCCGCTCTTCAAGGTCGCTCGCGCCCGCAGGTTGCCGTTGGCCAGTTGAGCCTGTATATTCTTGAGATGCTCAATACCCTCTTCTAGCAAGATATTGTGCGCCGTTATCTGCCTCGCCTGTTCCTCTATCCGTTGATTCGCTCTTTCCAGGTCCTCAAGCGCCTCTGCCTGTTTGCGCGCTAAGCGAACATTCTCCCACAGCGTATACATCTGCCGCGTTATCACCAATGCTACCACTGCTATCGTCGAGAAGACCAGCACAGGACGTATGGCTTGCTGACCGGCGTCGTTGGAAAAAACGTTAGCGCTTAAAGCTAAGAAGAGGAACGTCAGCAGCAGGTAGGGGATAAAGTTTACCGGGCCAAAACCTTCGCGTTCCGCCGCATACTGCATGCGTTGTTCAACAACGGATGCCGGAGTCGCCGGGAAGAAACGGCGTATGCAAGCTGCGACTCCAATCGTCATCAATCCCAGCGGCCACCCCAGGTCAATCCAGGTCGCCTCCACATATGTCCCGGCATTCTGCTGAATATTGAACACAAAATCCGAAGTCACGAAAAAGCACAGCCCCAATCCGACCAGAAATAGAGCAGTACGCCGGGCAGTAGCTTGATAGGCCCGCCCCTGACCTCGCAAGAGTAGGAATACAACACAGCTCAGTAGAGCCGTATCGCTGATAGGATAGTACAGCCCTAAAAATTTGGCGAGGCTGGCTTCTCCTGGCGCCTGTGCAAGGGAGCCAAGCAACAAATACCAGGCAATAGCCAGGATAGAACCCATAGAGATCAGGCTATCCACCAGTAGCAACAAACGTTTGCCTCCCGGCTCAGGGGATGGCTGCAAGAGCAGGCCAACGAAAACCAGCACAGGAAAACTGGAGTACCCAACATCTGCAATCGAGGGAAAAGGCGTCTCGCCCATAGACATGTAGTAACGCCAGAAGGTCTCACCAACTCCCCACATAATTACGCCCAGACTGATCAATATCCAGCCCACCCACTCGTACCCGATCCATGGTTCGACATGCTCCTCCCTACGCGTCACGGCGCATACACTGATGAATGCCAGGGAGCCACCTATGAATGCGCCCGTCAGCGGAGAAAACTGACCAACGGTGTGCGCAAAAGAGCCCCCGAGATGAAAAACGACAATGGTAATCATAGCCGCCGCTACACACATCACCCCCTTGACGATTGTTCGCCATGATACTTGCATATACTCCTCCCATTCAAAAAACGTACAGAGCCTTTCGCTGTGAGCTGGCTGGGACGGCAACAATACAATTTGCCGCACCATACATAAGTCTACATTGGAAAACTTTACGTTCTCTCCTATTTTTCTTCCGTTTGTAGTAAGAGTAAGCGAACAGGCACCAGGCGCTGTCCCTACAAGATTCGACTGTAGGGACAGCGCCTGGTGCCTGTCCTGGTATTTTAAAAATGCAGGTGAACAACGTCATGAGTAGTAAGAGGAGAAAGTCATAGCGGACAAAAGTGCTTACCATGCCTGCTGCAAGCGAAAAGGCAGGGCGTGACTGCAAGGCTCATGAACGCCGGACATCTTCGTATAAGACAAAATATTGTAAAGCAAATCTTATACCGTCTTATGATTGCTTTTTCTATCGATTTTGTTTGTGCATATAGTACAAGTAGTAAACATTGTGATGCAAATTGGCACATTTTGCGCTAGACATTGCGTACAGAATATGCTAAACTTTGTTTTGTCCCTACAGTTTCATGTTAGCTACAAGTATCTGAGAGCACATTTTTGGCGATTGAGATTCTTCGCTTCACTCAGAATGACATGTTCCAGGGCATGTCCGGGGCATATCATTCTGAACGAAAGAAGCCGAAGCCCTGAGCGGAGCGAATGGGGAAGAATCTCTGAATGTTCATGGTTATTCACCTGTGAGAGAGCTGGCGTATGAGTTCAAAAACGCGGGCGATCACGCTCGAACAGTTATCTCAGGATTCTTCTGTCATGACTATGAGGGAAGATCCTGGTTCTCAGCTTTATCCCCCCTCGAATGGAAGCGTAGCTCAGGCCGTTATCGTCAAAAACCCATATGCTGTCATCGAGCGTTTAACTCAGGCCCTTTCGCCGCATCATTCCCTCGCCGCCCTGCTTCACTCCCTCGCCGCGCTTGTACAGGAAGTGCTGGGCATAGACCTTTGTCTCGTTATGCTCGTCGATGAAGCCAATAGCATCCTTTCCACACAGGCAACCTCACCTGATTTGAGCAACTACGAGCTACATTTTACCCCTTTTGAGTCCGGTCACGTTCCCTGGCAAAAGCTGCGAGTGTTCAACACAGAAGGTCAATTACCAGCCCTTACTGTTCAGGAGCAGGAGCAATTGAACCCGCTTAAACAGGTACAGTATGAGATGCTACGTGCTATCCCGCTTAGTATCGGTGACCAGAACCTGGGATTGCTGCTTTGCTATGCCAGTAAAAATCGCGATTATGGCAGAGAGGAGCTGGTTTTACTACGATCCATCATAAGCCAGGCTTCCCTCGCCATTCAGAATCGCCAGCTCGCGCGTACACCAACATCTCGTAACCTTCTGAAAGCTTTTTTTGATGATCTGCTCTCCCCTGAAGCTGGCAAAGAAGAATCGTTGCGTGGGCGAGCAATTGCCCTTGGTTGTGATCTTGCGCAGCCTCATGTCATGCTGATGATAGCAATGGGATACCTCTCCTGGTCCGCCGTGACAGGATTCCACAACCACAATCATAAGGCATCACAGGTTCCTGTTTCAAAGCGACAAACAGGGAAGCAGAGTAGTAAGTGTGGGGGCGGTGGTGGATGTAGGGTGGGGGAGCTTGCTCCACCAGATGAAGAGGAGTCGCCCGCGGAAGCAGAACATATTGTAAACAACTATGCCGCCCGGCTAATAAAGCATCAGGTGCAAGAACACTCTCCCGGTTCGCTTGTGGATGAACGCGAGAACCTGCTGTACTGTCTTCTACCTCTCAATAGTTCTGGAGATGTACTCACCTGGCTACCAGCTCTTATCCAGCAGGTACAAGTCGAGCAGCGCATCCAGATGTTTGCCGGTATTGGCAATCCCTATGCAGATGTGTACGATTACAAGAAAGGCTTTGCGGAAGCTGAGGCGGCCCTGCGTATAGGACCATGCCTTACACCTGGATCCAATATTACTCATTTTAACGAACTGGGTGTCTACCGGTATATCTATGAGTTCGCTTGCTCCAACACATTGGATGATATCTACCTGGAAAAGATCGCCGCCATTACCTCCTATGACCAGCAGCGCAAAAGGTCTGAACTTCTGGATACCCTCGAAATCTTCCTCGAAACTGGATGCAACATCAAAGATACTTCCGAGCGGCTTCACCTGCACCGCAACACAATCATTCAGCGCTTAAAGCGCATCCAGGACCTCTCCGCAATCAGCCTGGATCACCCGCAGCAGCGGTTGTGGCTACAAGTTTCCCTCATGGTCCATAAATTGCGTAAGCATCACGCTTCTCTCTGC
This genomic interval from Ktedonobacteraceae bacterium contains the following:
- a CDS encoding protein phosphatase 2C domain-containing protein translates to MRDAYISHKWTRLVLCVALGMTCVLLWWLSGGFPPWAWRFLAQVMPRLPELWQQRGLAILLPFAGLLLQSIALLIAWGGLIIMAIRIASHWLQERRELQHFDQDVQGARELTNTMQHVILNAAKNPPVASGILRCAQNDMACAPRNRQLQDSQQLQDSRQLQDSPPHIITDPDPTMIHLPSLVPDSALISNELVEQVTMPLTHVRASPAPAGAAPIHNVAYQTSSQLVVATGLDTGIKRKGKPNEDNLLAFEHIRTLKTGTVPIGFFAVADGMGGHENGQAASRLATRVLRETVLPALQAAPEDENFPELLIEGIHRANLALYQQNRRQQSDMGTTVTAAMIIGDTAYIANVGDSRTYLYRCEQGLTQITRDHSTVARLVEAGAITRDEVYTHPMRNVIYRSLGGKVTETVDTFTVQLQSGDILVLCSDGLWEMVHDPDIETIIRACYPYPSQISAMLVQAALNRGGKDNISLVVVYINASCAAPGKAAPDSTASIFKRPCILRTNCGEL
- a CDS encoding helix-turn-helix domain-containing protein; translated protein: MSSKTRAITLEQLSQDSSVMTMREDPGSQLYPPSNGSVAQAVIVKNPYAVIERLTQALSPHHSLAALLHSLAALVQEVLGIDLCLVMLVDEANSILSTQATSPDLSNYELHFTPFESGHVPWQKLRVFNTEGQLPALTVQEQEQLNPLKQVQYEMLRAIPLSIGDQNLGLLLCYASKNRDYGREELVLLRSIISQASLAIQNRQLARTPTSRNLLKAFFDDLLSPEAGKEESLRGRAIALGCDLAQPHVMLMIAMGYLSWSAVTGFHNHNHKASQVPVSKRQTGKQSSKCGGGGGCRVGELAPPDEEESPAEAEHIVNNYAARLIKHQVQEHSPGSLVDERENLLYCLLPLNSSGDVLTWLPALIQQVQVEQRIQMFAGIGNPYADVYDYKKGFAEAEAALRIGPCLTPGSNITHFNELGVYRYIYEFACSNTLDDIYLEKIAAITSYDQQRKRSELLDTLEIFLETGCNIKDTSERLHLHRNTIIQRLKRIQDLSAISLDHPQQRLWLQVSLMVHKLRKHHASLCLRSDKTIST